From the genome of Streptomyces sp. NBC_00659, one region includes:
- a CDS encoding TROVE domain-containing protein, producing the protein MARFNTKAAKAQPTSRVTSTGRVLRTHQGGRGQERDARSELFLLAIANFVSQQTFYETGEARDDRFAALVRELAVSDPSWTAGLLGWLRGEGNLRTAALVGAAEYVKARLDAGATDGPANRQVVASVLRRPDEPGELLAYWTSRYGRNVPKPVKRGIADAVRRLYHGKSLLKYDTASKGYRFGDVLNLVHAAPDPDKSWQGDLFQYALDRRHNPDTAVVPTSLPVLAAHRDLMTLRPAERREVVTGAQGARRLADAGMTWEALAGWLQGPMDKAAWEAVIPSMGAMALVRNLRNFDEAGVSDEVAAQVAAKISDPAEVARSRQFPFRYLAAYRHAPSLRWSYPLEQALGHSLANVPALPGRTLVLVDRSGSMFYSRLSERSELNRADAAAIFGTALALRAADADLVEFGTTSKRVKFREGESVLKVIERFGDLGGTNTSEAVRAHYKKHDRVLIVTDEQAAYSHYGDPTQQVPAHIPVYTWNLAGYRAGHGPSGKGNRHTFGGLSDAAFRMVPLLESARDADWPWGQAG; encoded by the coding sequence ATGGCACGCTTCAACACCAAGGCCGCGAAGGCCCAGCCCACTTCTCGCGTGACGTCCACCGGCCGTGTGCTGCGGACGCACCAGGGCGGCCGGGGCCAGGAGCGCGACGCGCGCTCCGAGCTCTTCCTCCTGGCGATCGCCAACTTCGTCTCGCAGCAGACCTTCTACGAGACCGGCGAGGCCCGCGACGACCGGTTCGCCGCCCTCGTGCGCGAGCTCGCCGTCTCCGACCCGTCCTGGACCGCCGGACTGCTGGGCTGGCTGCGCGGAGAGGGAAACCTGCGCACGGCCGCGCTCGTGGGCGCCGCCGAGTACGTGAAGGCGCGCCTGGACGCGGGCGCCACCGACGGTCCGGCCAACCGGCAGGTCGTCGCCTCCGTACTGCGCCGGCCGGACGAGCCGGGCGAGCTGCTCGCCTACTGGACCTCCCGGTACGGCCGCAACGTGCCCAAGCCCGTCAAGCGGGGCATCGCCGACGCCGTACGACGTCTCTACCACGGCAAGTCGCTGCTGAAGTACGACACCGCGTCCAAGGGGTACCGCTTCGGCGACGTCCTCAACCTCGTCCACGCGGCGCCGGACCCGGACAAGTCCTGGCAGGGCGACCTGTTCCAGTACGCGCTGGACCGGCGCCACAACCCGGACACGGCCGTCGTCCCCACGTCGCTGCCCGTGCTGGCCGCCCACCGTGACCTCATGACGCTGCGGCCCGCCGAGCGGCGCGAGGTCGTGACCGGTGCGCAGGGGGCGCGGCGCCTGGCTGACGCGGGGATGACCTGGGAGGCGCTGGCGGGCTGGCTTCAGGGGCCGATGGACAAGGCGGCCTGGGAGGCCGTCATTCCGTCCATGGGCGCCATGGCGCTCGTCCGCAACCTGCGCAACTTCGACGAGGCCGGCGTCAGCGACGAGGTGGCGGCACAGGTCGCCGCGAAGATCAGTGACCCGGCGGAGGTCGCGCGCTCGCGGCAGTTCCCGTTCCGCTACCTCGCGGCCTACCGGCACGCGCCGTCGCTGCGCTGGTCGTACCCGCTGGAGCAGGCGCTCGGTCACTCGCTGGCCAACGTGCCCGCGCTGCCCGGCCGGACCCTGGTGCTCGTGGACCGTTCGGGCTCGATGTTCTACTCGCGTCTGTCGGAGCGTTCCGAGCTCAACCGGGCCGACGCGGCGGCGATCTTCGGCACGGCGCTCGCGCTGCGGGCGGCGGACGCGGATCTCGTCGAGTTCGGCACCACCAGCAAGCGGGTGAAGTTCCGCGAGGGCGAGTCGGTGCTCAAGGTCATCGAGCGGTTCGGCGACCTCGGCGGCACCAACACCAGCGAGGCGGTCCGCGCGCACTACAAGAAGCACGACCGGGTCCTCATCGTCACCGACGAGCAGGCCGCGTACAGCCACTACGGCGACCCGACCCAGCAGGTCCCGGCGCACATCCCGGTCTACACCTGGAACCTCGCCGGATACCGCGCGGGCCACGGCCCCTCGGGGAAGGGCAACCGGCACACGTTCGGGGGGCTCTCGGACGCGGCTTTCCGGATGGTTCCGCTTCTGGAGTCGGCGCGGGACGCGGACTGGCCGTGGGGCCAGGCCGGCTGA
- a CDS encoding alkaline phosphatase PhoX: MSLSRRDFARQSAITGAGVALIGSVGALATAPNALAATETETGGAGEDSAESRHGGVGYGPLVTDPKGLLALPAGFSYRVITHSGKTKLESGEFTPSNHDGTSTFEGPRGATLLVNNHELAGPRANWPYPVPLTEGLVYDPAAAGGCTVVEVRRDKVAEWVGIAGTATNCAGGNTPWGTWLTCEETEDKAGTNGFTKNHGYVFEVDPEDRRRNRNPKPIKALGRYAHEAVVVDPKRDRLYLTEDASNPNGLLYRWTPPQGFEHGHGKLRTLADDAGSLQAFKCFDSGGKFVDDLSRATKIGTVYGVDWVDVTDRDARTVSVRKQFTAGQVTRARKLEGMWWSDGGVYIVSSYARTESPGQAHDGAVWFYDPKRRTLTLKVLIGVNPDPSVDGAFDGPDNITVSPYGGLVIAEDGEGVQHLFGATESGRTYPIARNELNIGTAEAPEYSEFTGVTFSPDGRTLYANIQVPGIMLAITGPWKRQKRG; this comes from the coding sequence ATGTCGCTCTCTCGCAGGGACTTCGCCAGGCAGTCCGCGATCACCGGTGCAGGCGTGGCCCTGATCGGCAGCGTGGGCGCCCTTGCCACCGCCCCCAACGCGCTCGCCGCCACGGAGACGGAGACCGGGGGCGCGGGTGAGGACTCGGCGGAGTCCCGCCACGGCGGCGTCGGCTACGGCCCGCTCGTCACCGATCCCAAAGGCCTCCTCGCGCTGCCCGCCGGGTTCTCCTACCGCGTCATCACCCACAGCGGCAAGACCAAGCTGGAGTCGGGCGAGTTCACGCCCTCCAACCACGACGGAACGTCCACCTTCGAGGGCCCGCGCGGCGCCACCCTCCTGGTCAACAACCACGAGCTGGCCGGCCCCCGCGCCAACTGGCCCTACCCGGTGCCGCTCACCGAAGGCCTCGTCTACGACCCCGCCGCCGCGGGCGGCTGCACGGTCGTCGAGGTGCGCCGGGACAAGGTCGCCGAATGGGTCGGCATCGCCGGCACGGCCACCAACTGCGCGGGCGGCAACACCCCTTGGGGCACCTGGCTCACCTGCGAGGAGACCGAGGACAAGGCCGGCACCAACGGCTTCACCAAGAACCACGGCTACGTCTTCGAGGTCGACCCCGAGGACCGCCGCCGCAACCGGAACCCCAAGCCGATCAAGGCGCTCGGCCGCTACGCGCACGAGGCCGTCGTCGTCGACCCCAAGCGTGACCGCCTCTACCTCACCGAGGACGCCTCGAACCCCAACGGCCTGCTGTACCGCTGGACGCCCCCGCAGGGCTTCGAGCACGGCCACGGAAAGCTCCGCACCCTCGCCGACGACGCCGGGTCGCTCCAGGCCTTCAAGTGCTTCGACTCCGGCGGCAAGTTCGTCGACGACCTCTCCCGTGCCACGAAGATCGGCACCGTGTACGGCGTGGACTGGGTCGACGTCACGGACCGTGATGCCAGGACCGTGTCCGTCCGCAAGCAGTTCACCGCCGGTCAGGTCACCCGCGCCCGCAAGCTCGAGGGCATGTGGTGGAGCGACGGCGGCGTCTACATCGTCTCCTCCTACGCCCGCACCGAGAGCCCCGGCCAGGCGCACGACGGAGCGGTCTGGTTCTACGACCCCAAGCGCCGCACCCTGACGCTGAAGGTCCTCATCGGCGTGAACCCCGACCCGTCCGTCGACGGCGCCTTCGACGGCCCCGACAACATCACCGTCTCCCCGTACGGCGGCCTCGTCATCGCCGAGGACGGCGAGGGCGTCCAGCACCTCTTCGGCGCCACCGAGAGCGGCCGTACGTACCCGATCGCCCGCAACGAGCTGAACATCGGCACCGCCGAGGCGCCGGAATACAGCGAGTTCACCGGCGTCACCTTCTCGCCCGACGGCCGGACCCTCTACGCCAACATCCAGGTGCCGGGCATCATGCTCGCCATCACCGGCCCCTGGAAGCGCCAGAAGCGCGGCTGA
- a CDS encoding endonuclease/exonuclease/phosphatase family protein, with translation MPSKRTARIGALTVAAVCSTVSAVVLTTPAQADTVHIHDIQGTTRTSPLAGTKVTDVPGIVTGVRTYGSSKGFWYQDPTPDADPATSEGVFVFTSSAPKAAVGDSVTVTGTVSEYVPGGVSTGNQSVTEVTKPTVTVVSSDNAVPAATVVDARSVPNTYAPTGDTAAGGSVNALTLEPANYALDYYESLEGTTVQVADARVVTATDPYTELWVTVKPREHATHRGGTVYGSYTSQNTGRIQIQSLGATADFPTANVGDKLTGTTAGPLDYNQFGGYTLVANQLGTLEKGGLERETTRKQSRGELAVATYNVENLDPGDATFDAHASAIVNNLKSPDIVSLEEIQDDNGATDDGTVSAAQTVQKLIAAITAAGGPAYDWRSIDPVNDQDGGEPGGNIRQVFLFNPERVSFTDRAGGDSTTAVGVTKVHGKTQLTASPGRVDPANEAWKSSRKPLAGEFVFRGHTVFVIANHLNSKGGDQGLTAQYQPPTRSSEVQRHAQATAVNAFVDEILKSQKNADVITLGDINDFEFSDTAKILEGDGELWSAIKSLPKSERYTYDYQGNAQVLDQILVSPSIRKDCGLEYDSVHINSEFSDQISDHDPQVLRFRP, from the coding sequence TTGCCGAGCAAGAGAACCGCGCGCATCGGCGCGCTGACCGTCGCCGCGGTCTGTTCCACCGTCTCCGCCGTTGTGCTCACCACACCGGCCCAGGCGGACACCGTCCACATCCACGACATCCAGGGCACCACCCGGACCTCCCCCCTCGCGGGCACGAAGGTCACGGACGTGCCCGGCATCGTCACCGGCGTGCGGACATACGGTTCGTCCAAGGGCTTCTGGTACCAGGACCCCACCCCGGACGCCGACCCCGCCACCAGTGAGGGCGTCTTCGTCTTCACCAGCTCCGCCCCCAAGGCCGCCGTCGGCGACTCGGTCACGGTGACGGGCACGGTCTCGGAGTACGTCCCGGGCGGCGTCTCCACCGGCAACCAGTCGGTCACCGAGGTCACCAAGCCGACGGTCACCGTCGTCTCCAGTGACAACGCCGTCCCGGCCGCGACGGTCGTCGACGCCAGGTCCGTGCCGAACACCTACGCCCCCACCGGCGACACCGCCGCGGGCGGTTCGGTGAACGCCCTCACCCTGGAGCCGGCGAACTACGCCCTGGACTACTACGAGTCCCTCGAGGGCACGACCGTCCAGGTCGCCGACGCCCGGGTGGTCACCGCCACCGACCCGTACACGGAGCTGTGGGTCACGGTGAAGCCGCGCGAGCACGCCACCCACCGCGGCGGCACGGTGTACGGCTCGTACACCTCGCAGAACACCGGCCGGATACAGATCCAGTCCCTCGGCGCGACCGCCGACTTCCCGACCGCGAACGTCGGCGACAAGCTCACCGGCACCACGGCGGGTCCGCTCGACTACAACCAGTTCGGCGGCTACACCCTCGTCGCCAACCAGCTGGGCACCCTGGAGAAGGGCGGCCTGGAGCGCGAAACGACGCGGAAGCAGTCGCGCGGCGAGCTGGCGGTGGCGACGTACAACGTCGAGAACCTGGACCCGGGCGACGCCACGTTCGACGCCCACGCGTCCGCGATCGTGAACAATCTGAAGTCGCCCGACATCGTGTCCCTGGAGGAGATCCAGGACGACAACGGCGCGACGGACGACGGCACGGTCTCCGCCGCCCAGACGGTCCAGAAGCTCATCGCCGCGATCACCGCGGCGGGCGGCCCGGCGTACGACTGGCGTTCCATCGACCCGGTCAACGACCAGGACGGCGGCGAGCCCGGCGGCAACATCCGCCAAGTCTTCCTCTTCAACCCCGAGCGGGTCTCCTTCACCGACCGCGCGGGCGGCGACTCGACGACCGCCGTCGGGGTCACCAAGGTGCACGGCAAGACGCAGCTCACCGCGTCGCCCGGCCGCGTCGACCCGGCGAACGAGGCCTGGAAGAGCAGCCGCAAGCCGCTCGCGGGCGAGTTCGTCTTCCGCGGCCACACGGTCTTCGTGATCGCCAACCACCTCAACTCCAAGGGCGGTGACCAGGGGCTGACGGCGCAGTACCAGCCGCCGACGCGCAGCTCGGAGGTCCAGCGGCACGCCCAGGCGACCGCGGTGAACGCCTTCGTCGACGAGATCCTGAAGTCGCAGAAGAACGCCGACGTCATCACGCTCGGCGACATCAACGACTTCGAGTTCTCCGACACGGCCAAGATCCTGGAGGGCGACGGCGAGCTCTGGTCGGCGATCAAGTCGCTGCCGAAGAGCGAGCGTTACACGTACGACTACCAGGGCAACGCCCAGGTTCTCGACCAGATCCTGGTCAGCCCGTCGATCCGCAAGGACTGCGGGCTGGAGTACGACAGCGTGCACATCAACTCGGAGTTCTCCGACCAGATCAGCGACCACGACCCGCAGGTGCTGCGGTTCCGTCCGTAG
- a CDS encoding SRPBCC family protein — protein MPKEFEVAREYEVDVPPSRVWDAITSGSGGWLWPMEYEPREGGAGPFGSTITTWDPPHRLTVRTEDVGFPTQSLNQIDHTIEPRDDGRSSWVRYVHSGIFTDDWDNQYDGADKHTDFYLHTLREYVTHFAGRPVAFATFDGPGVSADSDAFAAVGRELGLSDDTAGGATVRAKGPGGEDFDAVLDYRNPYFIGLRTDSALIRFFGRGRWGAPVGMSVHDFAPGADAKANETAWKGWLDGVFAG, from the coding sequence ATGCCCAAGGAATTCGAGGTCGCCCGCGAGTACGAGGTCGACGTTCCGCCCAGCCGGGTGTGGGACGCGATCACCAGCGGCAGCGGCGGCTGGCTGTGGCCCATGGAGTACGAGCCGCGCGAGGGCGGGGCCGGCCCCTTCGGCAGCACCATCACCACCTGGGACCCGCCGCACCGGCTGACCGTGCGCACCGAGGACGTCGGGTTCCCGACGCAGAGCCTCAACCAGATCGACCACACCATCGAGCCCCGCGACGACGGCCGCAGTTCCTGGGTCCGGTACGTGCACAGCGGCATCTTCACCGACGACTGGGACAACCAGTACGACGGAGCCGACAAGCACACCGACTTCTACCTGCACACCCTGCGCGAGTACGTGACCCACTTCGCGGGCCGGCCGGTGGCCTTCGCGACCTTCGACGGGCCCGGCGTGTCCGCGGACTCCGACGCCTTCGCGGCCGTCGGAAGGGAGCTCGGCCTCTCGGACGACACCGCCGGGGGCGCGACGGTGCGGGCGAAGGGACCCGGCGGCGAGGACTTCGACGCCGTACTCGACTACCGCAACCCGTACTTCATCGGGCTGCGCACCGACAGTGCGCTCATCCGCTTCTTCGGGCGAGGCCGCTGGGGTGCGCCGGTCGGCATGAGCGTCCACGACTTCGCGCCCGGCGCCGACGCCAAGGCCAACGAGACCGCCTGGAAGGGCTGGCTCGACGGGGTCTTCGCGGGCTGA
- a CDS encoding ArsR/SmtB family transcription factor: MLDVTVIEDAEAAAVSLDPIRARLLAELAAGPASAAMLAGKVGLPRQKVNYHLKTLERHGLVELAGERRKGNVTERMMRATAASYVISPQALAAVQPDPDRFRDQLSARWLLALGARLVRDVGLLVTGAAKARKRLATYALDGEVTFASAADRAAFIEELTAGVSALIRKYHDGDAEAGRPHRIVVAVHPTVKPEAVAGAVARTEAEPEPEPGAAAEPEAAARTEAVEAPGGPETTH, translated from the coding sequence ATGTTGGACGTGACCGTGATCGAGGACGCCGAGGCCGCCGCCGTGTCGCTGGACCCCATACGGGCCCGGCTGCTCGCCGAGCTGGCCGCCGGGCCCGCGTCGGCCGCCATGCTGGCCGGCAAGGTCGGCCTGCCCCGGCAGAAGGTGAACTACCACCTCAAGACCCTGGAGCGGCACGGCCTGGTCGAGCTGGCGGGCGAGCGCCGCAAGGGGAACGTCACCGAGCGGATGATGCGCGCGACCGCGGCGTCGTACGTCATCTCGCCCCAGGCGCTGGCCGCCGTACAGCCCGATCCGGACCGTTTCCGGGACCAGCTGTCCGCCCGCTGGCTCCTCGCGCTCGGCGCCCGGCTCGTCCGGGACGTCGGCCTTCTGGTCACCGGAGCCGCGAAGGCCCGTAAGCGGCTTGCGACGTACGCGCTCGACGGCGAGGTGACCTTCGCCTCGGCGGCCGACCGTGCCGCGTTCATCGAGGAGCTGACGGCCGGGGTGAGCGCGCTCATCCGCAAGTACCACGACGGGGACGCGGAGGCAGGGCGCCCGCACCGGATCGTCGTCGCCGTCCACCCCACGGTCAAACCCGAAGCCGTGGCCGGAGCCGTGGCACGGACCGAAGCCGAACCCGAACCCGAACCCGGAGCCGCGGCAGAACCCGAAGCTGCGGCGCGGACCGAAGCCGTGGAGGCCCCCGGGGGCCCCGAAACCACCCACTGA
- a CDS encoding YihY/virulence factor BrkB family protein, translating to MDEKRPESKQRALPDPVTDADAGTSTGIRTSTGTGTGTRTAGPGGKDGPVRLTARAWCSVAWRTVKEFRDDELADRAAALTYYGVLSLFPALLVVVSLLGVMGQRVTDRLLDNVGDLAPGPARDILRDAVTQLAHSGGTGGVLAIVGLLAALWSASGYVGAFIRASNAVYDLPEGRPVWKVTPLRLALTVTLMLLLTGSAIIVVFTGPLAERAGTAFGLGGAVITTWSIVKWPVLLVFVELMIGLLYWAAPNVSGRGFRWFSAGSVLATLAWLTASAGFAVYAAGYGSYNKTYGTLAGAIVFLVWLWLTNLAILLGLEFDAELARQRAITHGRPPTEEPYVEPRDTRKWPPRLRALRAAREKVETGIAPTRAEAGRDTAERV from the coding sequence ATGGACGAGAAGCGACCGGAATCGAAGCAGCGCGCTCTTCCGGACCCGGTCACGGACGCGGACGCGGGCACGAGCACCGGCATCAGGACGAGTACGGGCACAGGCACGGGCACGCGGACGGCGGGGCCCGGCGGGAAGGACGGTCCCGTCAGGCTGACCGCGCGAGCGTGGTGCTCCGTGGCCTGGCGCACGGTGAAGGAGTTCCGCGACGACGAACTCGCCGACCGCGCGGCGGCATTGACCTACTACGGCGTACTGTCACTGTTCCCCGCACTGCTGGTGGTGGTCTCCCTCCTGGGTGTCATGGGGCAGCGCGTCACGGACAGACTCCTCGACAACGTGGGGGACTTGGCGCCGGGCCCGGCACGCGACATCCTGCGTGACGCGGTGACGCAGCTGGCGCACAGCGGCGGTACGGGCGGGGTGCTGGCGATCGTCGGGCTGCTCGCGGCGCTGTGGTCCGCGTCCGGGTACGTCGGCGCGTTCATCCGTGCGTCCAACGCCGTGTACGACCTGCCGGAGGGCCGTCCGGTCTGGAAGGTCACGCCGCTCAGGCTGGCGCTCACCGTCACGCTGATGCTGCTCCTCACCGGGAGCGCGATCATCGTGGTCTTCACCGGACCGCTGGCCGAACGCGCCGGTACCGCGTTCGGGCTCGGTGGCGCGGTGATCACCACGTGGTCGATCGTCAAGTGGCCTGTCCTGCTGGTGTTCGTGGAACTGATGATCGGGCTGCTGTACTGGGCGGCGCCCAACGTCTCCGGCCGCGGCTTCCGTTGGTTCAGCGCAGGCAGCGTCCTCGCCACCCTGGCCTGGCTGACCGCGTCCGCGGGATTCGCCGTCTACGCCGCCGGCTACGGCTCGTACAACAAGACGTACGGAACGCTCGCGGGCGCCATCGTCTTCCTCGTCTGGCTCTGGCTCACCAACCTCGCCATCCTCCTGGGACTGGAGTTCGACGCGGAACTGGCCCGCCAGCGCGCCATCACCCACGGCCGGCCCCCGACCGAGGAGCCCTACGTCGAACCGCGCGACACCCGCAAGTGGCCGCCTCGTCTGCGGGCGTTGCGCGCGGCCCGGGAGAAGGTGGAGACAGGGATCGCGCCGACGCGTGCCGAGGCCGGCCGGGACACCGCCGAGCGGGTGTGA